One window of the Deltaproteobacteria bacterium genome contains the following:
- a CDS encoding DUF2924 domain-containing protein, with protein sequence MSNPRKPAQARTKARKELGDLPAKLAEVAKLKGQALVDRYTEVVGQAPKSKNQHFLRKRIAIELQTGGLSPEKKARIKEVQEYALKHKLWPDIWKGETRPKKAAPAPALTTESLKRDPRLPAVGTVLEKQHGNVTHKVTVLADGFEYQGQKHRSLSKVARLITGTTWNGFLFFALTERKPAGK encoded by the coding sequence ATGAGCAACCCCAGGAAGCCTGCGCAGGCCCGGACCAAGGCTCGCAAGGAGCTGGGCGACCTGCCGGCGAAGCTGGCCGAGGTGGCGAAGCTCAAGGGCCAGGCGCTCGTCGACCGGTACACCGAGGTCGTTGGCCAGGCGCCCAAGAGCAAGAACCAGCACTTCCTCCGCAAGCGCATCGCCATCGAGCTCCAGACCGGCGGGCTGAGCCCGGAAAAGAAGGCGCGCATCAAGGAGGTTCAGGAGTACGCGCTCAAGCACAAGCTCTGGCCGGACATCTGGAAGGGCGAGACCAGGCCAAAGAAGGCCGCACCCGCTCCCGCCCTGACGACCGAGTCGCTCAAGCGCGACCCACGGCTCCCGGCCGTGGGCACGGTGCTCGAGAAGCAGCACGGCAACGTGACCCACAAGGTCACCGTCCTGGCCGACGGCTTCGAGTACCAGGGCCAGAAGCACCGCTCGCTGTCCAAGGTGGCCCGGCTCATCACCGGCACGACGTGGAATGGGTTCCTCTTCTTCGCGCTCACCGAGCGGAAGCCCGCGGGG
- a CDS encoding DUF2800 domain-containing protein gives MCRDLSASSLHRAALCAASAVLPQVRDITAAGTRGTAIHKYLEAIARGAKPEHALAEVPPEYRTVCEAIDLEALPACDPGTYRSEVALAWDAETGWGRELGQSLGRDYSGLDPTEIPGTADVLGLGADVVFVGDYKSGFKPVPPARENLQLRFLALAACRAHERSRAVVAIIRLREDGSAWYDQAELEAEDLAQTESEVRALLLNVDALSEQVFAGEVPAVTTGEHCAHCPAKTHCPAYTQMVATLATFPDEVTEAIRSRLTPELAATAYQRLKLAEEALEMARKALQAYARETPIPLDGDTVYGEVETTRASIDPSKAYKVIATLHGETLALAAVEPSVSQASIKRALEANKPKGQKVQTALEEVLEKLREAGAVNEKPVRTLKEHRVVPAQIVAGGAR, from the coding sequence ATGTGTAGGGACCTCTCGGCCAGCAGCCTGCACCGGGCAGCGCTGTGCGCCGCATCGGCGGTCTTGCCGCAGGTCCGTGACATCACGGCTGCTGGCACGCGCGGGACGGCGATTCACAAGTACCTCGAGGCCATCGCTCGCGGCGCCAAGCCCGAACACGCCCTGGCCGAGGTGCCTCCGGAGTACCGCACCGTCTGCGAGGCCATCGACCTCGAGGCGCTCCCCGCCTGCGACCCGGGCACCTACCGCTCCGAGGTGGCGCTGGCGTGGGACGCCGAGACCGGCTGGGGCAGGGAGCTGGGGCAGTCCCTCGGCCGCGACTACTCCGGCCTGGACCCCACGGAGATCCCCGGCACCGCCGACGTGCTCGGCCTCGGGGCCGATGTGGTGTTCGTCGGCGACTACAAGTCCGGCTTCAAGCCGGTGCCGCCCGCGCGCGAGAACCTGCAGCTGCGGTTCCTGGCGCTGGCGGCGTGCCGGGCCCACGAGCGGAGCAGGGCGGTGGTGGCGATCATCCGCCTGCGCGAGGACGGCAGCGCCTGGTACGACCAGGCCGAGCTCGAAGCCGAGGACCTGGCCCAGACCGAGTCCGAGGTTCGTGCGCTCCTCTTGAACGTCGACGCCCTCAGCGAGCAGGTCTTCGCGGGCGAGGTCCCCGCGGTGACGACCGGCGAGCACTGCGCGCACTGCCCGGCCAAGACGCACTGCCCGGCGTACACGCAGATGGTGGCGACGCTCGCCACGTTCCCCGACGAGGTGACGGAGGCCATCCGGTCGCGCCTGACGCCCGAGCTGGCGGCGACCGCGTACCAGCGCCTGAAGCTCGCCGAGGAGGCCCTGGAGATGGCCCGCAAGGCGCTCCAGGCCTACGCGCGCGAGACGCCCATCCCGCTCGATGGCGACACCGTCTACGGCGAGGTCGAAACCACTCGCGCCAGCATCGACCCCTCGAAGGCGTACAAGGTGATCGCGACGCTCCACGGCGAGACCCTTGCCCTGGCCGCGGTGGAGCCCAGCGTCAGCCAGGCCAGCATCAAGCGAGCGCTCGAGGCCAACAAGCCGAAGGGCCAGAAGGTGCAGACCGCGCTGGAGGAGGTGCTGGAGAAGCTCCGCGAGGCCGGTGCGGTGAACGAGAAGCCGGTGAGGACGCTCAAGGAGCACCGTGTCGTGCCCGCCCAGATCGTCGCAGGAGGTGCGCGATGA
- a CDS encoding ATP-binding protein yields MFTQATKKQARLRLALTGPAGSGKTWTALAIATGLGGRIAVVDTERGSASKYADLFRFDTTELENFHPQKYIDAIAEAERADYDVLILDSLSHEWSGKGGALELVDAAARRSKSGSTFNAWRDVTPLQQALMDAILRSRCHVIFTMRSKVEYVLEDRDGKKVPRKVGLAPVQRDGVEYEADVIGELDLENVLTITKSRCPALTGQVISKPGAALGKTLAAWLSDGVQTPVVATSTPPPPQPDDDPVEEVMSAIERAKTNTDLGAVWRRIEQLSPAQKGAVKDAYVAKRRTLTNGSGVHHV; encoded by the coding sequence ATGTTCACGCAAGCGACGAAGAAGCAGGCACGGCTGAGGCTCGCGCTCACGGGGCCTGCCGGCTCGGGCAAGACCTGGACGGCCCTCGCCATCGCCACCGGGCTCGGTGGGCGCATCGCGGTGGTCGACACGGAGCGGGGCTCGGCTTCGAAGTACGCCGACCTCTTCCGGTTCGACACGACGGAGCTCGAGAACTTTCACCCGCAGAAGTACATCGACGCCATCGCCGAGGCGGAGCGCGCCGACTACGACGTGCTCATCCTCGACTCGCTCTCCCACGAGTGGTCGGGCAAGGGCGGCGCCCTCGAGCTGGTCGACGCGGCGGCCCGGCGCTCGAAGTCGGGCAGCACCTTCAACGCCTGGCGCGATGTCACGCCTCTGCAGCAGGCGCTGATGGACGCCATCCTCCGCTCGCGCTGCCACGTCATCTTCACGATGAGATCGAAGGTCGAGTACGTGCTCGAGGACCGCGACGGCAAGAAGGTGCCGCGCAAGGTCGGCCTCGCCCCCGTGCAGCGCGACGGCGTCGAATACGAGGCCGACGTGATCGGCGAGCTCGATCTCGAGAACGTCCTCACCATCACCAAGTCGCGTTGCCCCGCGCTCACCGGCCAGGTGATTTCCAAGCCGGGCGCGGCCCTGGGCAAGACGCTTGCGGCCTGGCTCTCGGACGGAGTGCAGACGCCGGTTGTGGCCACGAGCACGCCTCCGCCTCCCCAGCCCGATGACGACCCGGTGGAAGAGGTCATGAGCGCCATCGAGCGCGCCAAGACCAACACCGACCTCGGCGCGGTCTGGCGCCGCATCGAGCAGCTGAGCCCCGCGCAGAAGGGCGCGGTGAAGGACGCCTACGTCGCCAAGCGCCGCACCCTCACCAATGGCTCGGGGGTGCACCATGTGTAG